A stretch of Leptospira hartskeerlii DNA encodes these proteins:
- a CDS encoding caspase family protein produces the protein MKSLISIIGISLFLFSTDVFAQKRFGLIFGSNYKGNKAGIPELNLCEADAKYLHDEIKRVGKFDEIKIVLGKDVTKDNIQKEIKALASKAKADDTVFLYFSGHGAFQRDEKAKNGMRNLIICYDRPHLSDDELNDYLEGIKSPKTVFVFDCCFSGGIAKKGKATRGSANVPIPEGSDGTVKQDSQDFFFQDKAIISSADDNQTAIEVGGTINHGIFTYNFGKALSSGDLNQDNVITALEAFFASKDETVNMAKKYDHEQVPQISGNASGIFLAGEKKPEPPKPIEPVKPPVNPTPVPDVQPPKPEPETPVVTNEEPPVVPTNLKGDLVIKTTIIQDRAYAVSDLPPEIRITSGKKRVGNRSIRVLIDDKEVDKTIATESSNYWGAVKRMGKLIPGATYTLTVKGVPAGVHKVTIQADDYPEVQKTQAVLPNKRNDLEVVTSMTGYGAIRGKVFYKTLDNPVLNQPIFMPTITSVSGIQKLNTDQNGNFWFTNLKPGEYEIKATFAEDLNLNNADIKVREGEVTEVDIILNVKLPSTKTKY, from the coding sequence TTGAAATCCTTAATTTCCATAATCGGAATTTCCCTCTTTTTGTTTTCTACAGATGTGTTCGCTCAGAAAAGGTTCGGCCTTATCTTCGGATCCAACTATAAAGGAAACAAAGCCGGAATCCCTGAATTAAATCTATGTGAGGCGGATGCCAAATATCTACACGATGAGATCAAACGTGTAGGAAAATTCGACGAGATCAAAATTGTTTTGGGTAAAGATGTAACCAAAGACAATATACAGAAAGAAATTAAGGCTCTTGCTTCTAAAGCAAAAGCGGATGATACGGTATTTCTTTATTTCTCCGGTCACGGCGCTTTTCAAAGAGATGAAAAAGCAAAGAACGGAATGAGAAACCTGATCATTTGTTATGATAGGCCTCACCTTTCAGACGATGAGTTGAATGATTATCTAGAAGGTATTAAATCTCCTAAAACAGTTTTCGTTTTCGACTGCTGTTTCTCCGGAGGGATAGCTAAAAAAGGTAAAGCAACCAGAGGTTCAGCGAACGTTCCAATTCCGGAAGGAAGTGATGGAACAGTGAAACAAGACTCTCAGGACTTCTTCTTTCAAGACAAAGCGATCATTTCGAGTGCAGATGATAACCAAACTGCGATCGAAGTCGGCGGAACAATCAACCACGGGATCTTTACTTATAATTTTGGAAAGGCTCTTTCTAGTGGAGACTTAAACCAGGACAATGTGATCACTGCGCTCGAAGCATTCTTCGCTTCTAAAGACGAAACAGTGAATATGGCTAAAAAGTACGACCACGAACAAGTGCCTCAGATTTCGGGTAACGCATCCGGTATCTTCCTGGCTGGAGAGAAAAAACCTGAGCCTCCAAAACCTATAGAGCCTGTTAAACCTCCTGTGAATCCTACTCCGGTTCCGGATGTACAACCTCCTAAGCCTGAACCTGAAACTCCAGTTGTTACCAACGAAGAACCTCCAGTTGTTCCTACAAATCTGAAAGGTGACTTGGTGATCAAAACAACTATCATCCAAGACAGAGCTTATGCAGTTTCCGATCTTCCTCCAGAGATCCGTATAACTTCCGGTAAGAAGAGAGTGGGAAATCGTTCCATCAGAGTACTCATAGACGACAAAGAAGTGGATAAGACGATCGCTACCGAATCTTCCAATTATTGGGGAGCGGTCAAAAGAATGGGAAAACTCATCCCAGGTGCGACTTATACCTTAACTGTTAAAGGAGTACCTGCAGGAGTTCATAAGGTAACCATCCAAGCGGATGATTATCCTGAAGTTCAAAAGACTCAGGCAGTTCTTCCTAATAAGAGAAACGATCTTGAAGTTGTAACTTCTATGACCGGTTACGGAGCGATCCGAGGAAAAGTATTCTACAAAACCTTGGATAACCCTGTGCTTAACCAACCGATCTTTATGCCTACCATCACAAGTGTAAGCGGTATCCAAAAATTAAATACTGACCAAAACGGTAACTTCTGGTTTACAAACTTGAAACCGGGAGAGTATGAGATCAAGGCTACCTTCGCAGAAGATCTGAACTTGAATAATGCTGACATTAAGGTGAGAGAGGGAGAAGTAACTGAAGTGGATATTATCCTGAACGTGAAACTTCCTTCTACCAAAACCAAATATTAA
- a CDS encoding MutS family DNA mismatch repair protein — protein sequence MNAANRVRRLGSEISRLGRIIQKEESALSLLSTFRILSFLLFLTWIVGVYLLRTISDLYYLPAIAILAVFYRLLSAYQKRREKIRRLHVWSDFLTAQISRIQLDGKHYPKSKREYYKNLVLENGLPSWTKDLDFLGEKGIFSRIDTTVIQKGTSRFLEYFLENPEESKVIARQTAVVALSKKAKVLQKLLRQFRLYEASFPARREGEEEKLPSYIPKIGNLQPERSEKNKIDFPFNLFEEEPNDFWKFSFGKIAGALRVLFPVWLVLVWLSVLGSFLFGQTWGFGIFILHSAFFGSYRNRSLRMLQPIAEDSETLEELGKLLLYIRSSNLSGAKGEIFLSNWKKKELKNSWKQFLKISNLAAYTQSPLAHALLNVLFFYDLWIWRRYTSWWNKDGASLKASISDLAELDSLLPLANLSWIEPEFTFPILEKSNATIHAKDLVHPLIPSDKRVPNDLEPMQPGKLLLLTGSNMSGKTTYLRALGISGIFAMAGGPVPASEFITPILEVHSSIRNEDSVEEGISFFYAEVRRLGRILQDIKNSQKGRLVLLDEILKGTNSRERTIACKGILKKLRQYGVFGIITTHDLELADLPELSLFHFREEIENGKMTFDYKIRSGIVQSSNALEVLRLEGLDLD from the coding sequence ATGAACGCCGCTAACAGGGTCCGCCGACTTGGATCCGAAATTTCCCGCCTAGGCAGGATCATCCAAAAGGAAGAATCCGCTCTTTCCCTATTATCCACTTTCAGAATACTTTCCTTCTTACTCTTTCTAACATGGATTGTAGGAGTTTATCTCTTACGTACTATTTCCGATCTATATTATTTGCCAGCGATTGCCATCTTAGCTGTTTTCTATCGTTTATTATCAGCCTATCAAAAGAGAAGGGAGAAGATCAGAAGATTACATGTATGGTCCGATTTCCTAACAGCTCAGATCTCCAGGATCCAATTGGATGGAAAACATTATCCAAAGTCCAAGAGAGAATATTATAAAAATCTGGTATTAGAGAATGGCCTTCCTTCTTGGACTAAAGATCTGGATTTTTTAGGAGAGAAGGGAATCTTTTCTCGGATAGATACAACAGTCATTCAAAAAGGAACTTCTAGGTTTTTAGAATACTTTTTAGAAAATCCCGAAGAATCAAAGGTGATAGCAAGACAAACTGCAGTCGTCGCCCTTTCCAAAAAAGCAAAAGTTCTCCAAAAATTACTCAGACAGTTTAGATTGTACGAGGCTTCTTTTCCGGCGAGAAGAGAAGGAGAAGAAGAAAAACTTCCTTCCTATATTCCTAAGATAGGCAATTTGCAGCCGGAGCGTTCCGAAAAGAATAAGATAGATTTTCCCTTTAATCTATTTGAAGAAGAACCGAACGATTTTTGGAAATTCTCTTTTGGAAAAATTGCAGGAGCGCTTAGAGTTTTATTTCCGGTTTGGTTGGTTCTTGTTTGGCTTTCGGTATTAGGGAGTTTTCTATTCGGACAAACCTGGGGATTTGGGATCTTTATTCTTCACTCCGCGTTTTTTGGATCTTATCGAAATAGATCCTTAAGAATGTTACAACCGATTGCGGAAGACTCTGAAACATTGGAAGAATTAGGAAAACTTCTTCTTTATATTCGTTCTTCTAATCTTTCCGGAGCAAAAGGAGAGATCTTTCTTTCCAATTGGAAGAAGAAAGAACTAAAAAACTCTTGGAAACAATTTCTTAAAATTTCCAATCTAGCCGCTTACACTCAGTCTCCTTTGGCTCATGCCCTATTAAATGTTCTCTTTTTCTACGATCTTTGGATCTGGAGAAGGTATACATCATGGTGGAATAAAGATGGAGCTTCCCTAAAAGCATCCATCTCGGATCTTGCGGAATTGGATTCTTTACTTCCACTTGCAAACTTGAGTTGGATAGAGCCTGAGTTCACATTTCCTATATTAGAAAAATCAAATGCAACGATCCATGCTAAAGATCTTGTGCATCCATTGATCCCTTCTGACAAAAGAGTGCCGAACGATCTGGAGCCTATGCAACCGGGGAAACTTCTTCTTTTAACCGGATCAAATATGTCCGGAAAGACAACTTATTTAAGAGCGCTGGGAATTTCAGGAATTTTTGCGATGGCAGGTGGACCCGTACCTGCTTCTGAATTTATTACCCCGATCTTAGAAGTACATTCCAGTATCCGAAACGAAGACTCTGTAGAAGAGGGAATTTCTTTCTTTTACGCAGAAGTCAGGCGCCTTGGAAGAATATTACAAGATATTAAAAATTCGCAAAAGGGCAGATTGGTTTTATTAGACGAGATTTTAAAAGGAACCAATTCCAGAGAAAGAACGATTGCTTGCAAAGGGATCTTGAAGAAGTTAAGGCAGTACGGAGTCTTCGGGATTATTACAACACACGATTTGGAATTAGCGGACTTACCTGAACTTTCTTTATTTCACTTCCGAGAAGAGATAGAGAATGGCAAAATGACTTTCGATTACAAGATCAGATCAGGCATAGTCCAGTCCAGCAATGCCCTAGAAGTTTTAAGATTAGAAGGTTTGGATCTGGACTAA
- a CDS encoding LTA synthase family protein produces the protein MKRLPSNLKLIGGYAIYFVLILTFYKAAFLWVYSYRLEGAETKDVLWAILVGLRFDISVVGMILGPFAFLSCLPYLNRFKFFNFFWGYFPILISVWMLSHLIADIVYFENANKHIGYEGFVFIGKDMGVILKSAFEQNPFLAVIASLLVLVFLPLSTYLFLKFNPYKHEPNSWKRDSILSFVVLVLVVFAIRGGIQETPLRASNAIVSGHSFVNNIALNGVFTSIMDLKSQSIPNYLKLETKESVRIVREEISYEGAEFVGKKYPLLRKQKQTNNGKPPNIVLILLENWTGKFIDPISDGKVFGKELTPNFNKLLRKGRFYTRFFASGGRTTNGMMSILTGLPDRPGLTVVRTHQVLGNFSGIGNIFKGLGYDTFFVTGGDLSFDNKATLMPHWGFDSVLGEKEIAKLNRFKIGAWGYDDADVLQVLHEKISESKKPFLGVSLTLSTHYPYRAPDPKFRIFTEDERDFEYLNVYHYADWALRDFMDRAEKSKYFDNTIFVFVADHTHHRYLDYYEDRNIPFLIYSPGRILPAIDDRDASQLDVIPTILSLVGKEAYFSAMGRNLLAPKKTESAYFAYGNLIGWIESDLFYIHFVDGNRNLKYSAKGPREEVNLCDSQPKICDSHFNKARAFLNLSHELMNQNLVFPTKEELERKEY, from the coding sequence ATGAAACGTTTACCAAGCAATCTTAAATTGATCGGCGGATACGCCATCTACTTTGTTCTCATTCTAACTTTTTATAAAGCAGCTTTCCTTTGGGTCTATTCCTATAGATTAGAAGGCGCAGAAACCAAGGATGTTTTGTGGGCAATCTTGGTAGGCCTTAGGTTCGATATCTCAGTGGTCGGAATGATCTTGGGACCATTCGCCTTTCTTTCTTGCCTTCCTTATTTAAACCGTTTTAAGTTTTTCAATTTTTTCTGGGGATACTTTCCGATCTTGATCAGTGTTTGGATGCTTTCCCATTTAATTGCTGATATAGTTTATTTCGAGAATGCGAACAAACATATAGGTTACGAAGGTTTCGTATTTATTGGAAAAGATATGGGTGTGATCTTAAAATCCGCCTTTGAACAGAATCCTTTCTTAGCCGTTATTGCTTCACTTTTGGTTTTGGTATTTTTACCTTTATCTACTTATCTTTTCTTAAAATTTAATCCTTACAAACATGAACCTAACTCTTGGAAAAGAGATTCTATTCTTTCTTTTGTTGTTTTAGTATTAGTTGTTTTTGCGATCCGAGGTGGAATTCAAGAAACTCCTTTGAGAGCGAGTAATGCGATTGTTTCAGGACATTCTTTCGTGAACAATATCGCATTGAACGGTGTATTCACTTCTATTATGGATTTGAAAAGCCAGTCTATTCCGAACTATTTAAAGTTAGAAACCAAAGAATCTGTTCGTATAGTTAGGGAAGAGATCTCTTACGAAGGTGCGGAGTTTGTCGGAAAAAAATATCCTTTATTAAGAAAACAGAAACAAACCAATAACGGAAAACCTCCGAACATAGTTTTGATCCTTTTGGAAAACTGGACCGGGAAATTTATAGATCCGATCAGTGATGGAAAAGTTTTCGGAAAAGAACTCACTCCTAATTTTAATAAACTTCTCAGAAAAGGAAGATTTTATACCAGGTTTTTTGCCTCAGGGGGAAGGACAACGAACGGTATGATGTCTATCCTGACAGGTTTGCCGGATCGACCCGGATTGACTGTGGTTCGTACCCACCAAGTGCTGGGGAATTTTTCCGGGATAGGAAATATTTTCAAAGGTTTAGGATATGATACATTCTTCGTAACAGGCGGAGATTTAAGTTTTGATAATAAAGCAACTTTAATGCCTCATTGGGGATTCGATTCAGTTCTGGGTGAAAAAGAGATCGCTAAGCTGAATCGATTTAAGATCGGAGCTTGGGGTTATGATGATGCGGATGTACTTCAAGTATTGCATGAAAAAATTTCAGAATCCAAAAAACCTTTTTTGGGAGTATCTCTTACATTATCCACACACTATCCATATCGCGCTCCGGATCCTAAGTTCAGGATCTTTACGGAAGACGAGAGAGATTTCGAATATCTGAATGTGTATCATTATGCAGATTGGGCTTTGAGGGATTTTATGGATCGTGCAGAAAAATCTAAATACTTCGATAATACGATCTTTGTATTTGTGGCGGATCATACTCATCATCGTTATTTGGATTATTACGAAGACAGAAATATTCCGTTTTTAATATATTCTCCAGGAAGAATATTGCCTGCAATAGATGATAGAGACGCTTCTCAGTTAGATGTTATCCCTACTATTTTGAGCCTTGTCGGTAAAGAGGCGTACTTCTCCGCTATGGGAAGAAATCTACTTGCTCCAAAGAAGACAGAGTCTGCATACTTTGCTTACGGAAATTTGATCGGTTGGATCGAGTCGGATCTATTCTACATCCATTTCGTGGATGGAAATCGTAACTTAAAATATTCCGCAAAAGGTCCAAGAGAAGAAGTAAATCTTTGCGATAGTCAGCCTAAGATCTGCGATTCTCATTTTAATAAGGCGAGAGCGTTCTTAAATCTTAGTCATGAACTGATGAATCAGAATTTGGTATTTCCAACTAAGGAAGAACTGGAAAGAAAAGAGTATTAA
- a CDS encoding AsmA family protein codes for MRSWDVINRYLEENKIRYISAIGFFVLLFVLIVYIPFVQRKDVYKEFILDRLRSSTDLDIKVADSDLYLLPFPGIELNQIEIRKDNVLIAVSDKVDIDISWFGLIKRMIEIRDISINGGSLHLERRKDGSFDIVEYLNGKKKETEQKSNVKELLDDVNSRIGFSTEDFFAVSLKNIEIDNFTLVYNEQNHDKKYIVYFKKSQVSVSFYGKDVDLLFQGRIDDQPIDLEMTGGLQNFPVNWEKLQFSAILKTEELSLSLLREIFNIFPVGDFSKTKLSGRTEVVKEEGTIFKFKVRNQIKDLAYKGGLPFGNIRLNVDFDLDLINKKVAFPFIEAVWEGVAKATAKGSVNWKNRSLGQFDIKADYGDYHNLLKLGKLFQVREDLFDPTSPPGIFYFTGELNNIFAFKHRFAHIKMEAKYVDPLLSIPNFHAYIYNGEILGKAKIYPDIPKIEVEGDAHRLQVDKVLLPYLSEKIMEGELSSWFSFETQIRNHSRDSVTELFANMKGIGNITIKNGELLGYANFMVPVLNTLGKIITFKGVDGRELKFETLRSDIKIAGNEMYFPNMKLEIENSGMDVDGKGTVGFDQKIDMRLHLRLGGKYIGKGLQIPIIYAGTFGKSIPYVDPIWLGSVYTGMTLLGPYLIPLGGPYAGGVAGSVIGEYVRDLWDGVTGLFGGSNPDSDKKQKEK; via the coding sequence TTCGTACTGATCGTTTATATTCCTTTCGTTCAGAGAAAGGACGTATATAAAGAATTTATACTAGACCGTCTCAGAAGTTCCACTGACTTGGACATTAAAGTAGCAGATTCGGATCTATATCTTCTGCCCTTTCCAGGGATCGAACTAAATCAAATCGAGATCAGAAAAGACAACGTGCTGATCGCAGTCAGCGACAAAGTAGATATAGATATCTCTTGGTTCGGCTTAATCAAAAGAATGATAGAGATCCGGGACATCTCAATCAACGGTGGATCTCTTCATCTGGAAAGAAGGAAAGACGGATCGTTTGATATAGTAGAATATTTGAACGGAAAGAAAAAGGAGACGGAACAGAAGAGTAACGTAAAAGAACTTCTGGATGACGTAAATTCTCGGATCGGATTTTCTACCGAGGACTTTTTTGCAGTTAGTTTAAAGAATATCGAAATAGATAATTTCACGTTAGTATATAACGAACAAAACCATGATAAAAAATATATAGTATATTTCAAGAAGTCTCAGGTTTCCGTTTCATTTTACGGGAAAGACGTTGATCTTTTATTTCAAGGAAGAATAGACGATCAACCTATCGATCTGGAAATGACAGGCGGCCTCCAAAACTTCCCGGTAAATTGGGAAAAATTGCAGTTTAGCGCGATCTTAAAAACGGAAGAACTCTCTCTTTCATTACTTAGAGAAATATTTAATATTTTCCCAGTAGGCGACTTCTCCAAAACAAAACTTTCCGGAAGAACGGAAGTAGTGAAAGAAGAAGGCACTATCTTCAAGTTTAAGGTCCGAAATCAAATTAAAGATCTTGCATATAAAGGAGGGCTTCCTTTCGGAAATATTCGACTGAATGTGGATTTCGATCTTGATCTGATCAATAAGAAAGTAGCCTTCCCTTTTATAGAAGCGGTTTGGGAAGGAGTGGCAAAAGCTACTGCAAAAGGTAGCGTGAACTGGAAAAATAGAAGTTTAGGCCAGTTCGATATCAAAGCGGATTATGGAGATTACCATAATCTTTTAAAATTAGGAAAACTATTCCAAGTTAGAGAAGATCTTTTCGATCCTACTTCTCCGCCAGGTATCTTTTATTTTACCGGAGAATTAAACAACATTTTCGCATTCAAGCATAGATTTGCCCATATTAAAATGGAAGCAAAGTATGTGGATCCACTTCTTTCTATACCTAATTTTCACGCATATATCTATAACGGGGAAATATTAGGAAAAGCTAAAATATATCCCGATATTCCTAAGATAGAAGTAGAAGGAGACGCGCATCGACTTCAGGTAGATAAGGTACTCCTTCCCTATTTATCTGAAAAAATTATGGAAGGTGAACTTTCCAGTTGGTTCTCCTTTGAGACACAGATCCGAAATCATTCCAGGGATTCAGTAACGGAACTTTTTGCAAATATGAAAGGGATAGGGAATATCACTATCAAAAACGGAGAACTGCTAGGTTATGCGAACTTCATGGTCCCTGTCTTGAACACACTCGGTAAAATTATCACGTTCAAAGGAGTGGATGGCAGAGAATTAAAATTCGAAACTCTTAGATCCGATATAAAAATTGCGGGCAATGAGATGTATTTTCCCAACATGAAGCTGGAAATTGAAAATAGCGGAATGGATGTGGACGGAAAAGGTACTGTAGGCTTTGATCAAAAAATAGATATGAGACTACATCTTCGCTTAGGTGGAAAATATATCGGTAAAGGTTTACAAATCCCAATTATCTATGCAGGAACTTTCGGAAAAAGTATACCTTACGTAGATCCGATCTGGCTCGGAAGTGTTTATACGGGTATGACCCTATTGGGACCTTACCTCATTCCATTAGGTGGACCTTACGCTGGTGGCGTAGCAGGGTCTGTCATTGGAGAATATGTCCGAGATCTTTGGGATGGAGTTACGGGCCTATTTGGCGGAAGCAATCCCGACTCGGATAAAAAACAAAAAGAGAAATAA